The following proteins are co-located in the Calliphora vicina chromosome 2, idCalVici1.1, whole genome shotgun sequence genome:
- the LOC135950597 gene encoding putative nuclease HARBI1: protein MSTSVPAKLQLAATLSLLAGGSFQYVVGNDYLIGMSQSTICKYVDNCVKELEDKLCPSFINFDPENSYECMDAFMKKYKIPGVIGCVDGTHFGLQRPASNEHMFFNRKGFHSLNSMVICDHEHKILSINSKYGGAAHNAFVWKHSEERNLLSELYNNNVKNVWLLGDSGYPLEPWCITLYRNPPEGSLEAHFNDVHSKGRCIIERTIGILKGRWKILSNNKRSRYSPEKMAAFGNVCAALHNVCIKFNVPKYANVEESGTIQHNFNIENETNLTKIGHKIYLPPLPLITSVKVPSKVEKQN from the exons ATGTCAACATCGGTGCCAGCGAAATTGCAGTTAGCAGCAACATTATCCCTTTTAGCCGGCGGGAGCTTTCAGTACGTAGTTGGTAATGACTATTTAATTGGTATGAGTCAAAGTACTATTTGTAAGTATGTTGACAACTGTGTGAAGGAATTGGAGGACAAACTGTGTCCATCGTTCATTAATTTTGACCCGGAAAACTCGTATGAATGTATGGATGCATTCATGAAGAAATATAAGATTCCCGGAG tcATTGGTTGCGTTGATGGCACACACTTTGGACTTCAAAGACCAGCGTCCAATGAACATATGTTCTTTAATAGGAAAGGGTTTCATAGTCTCAACTCAATGGTG atttgtgACCACGAGCATAAAATTTTGTCCATCAACTCAAAATACGGTGGCGCAGCCCATAACGCATTCGTCTGGAAACACTCGGAGGAAAGGAATTTGTTGTCCGAACTTTACAAcaataatgttaaaaatgtttggcttttag gtGACTCGGGGTATCCATTGGAACCATGGTGCATAACACTATACAGAAATCCACCTGAGGGTTCGCTTGAAGCTCATTTTAACGACGTACATTCCAAAGGTAGATGCATAATAGAAAGGACAATAGGAATTCTGAAAGGACGCTGGAAAATTCTTAGTAATAATAAAAGAAGTCGTTACAGTCCGGAAAAAATGGCAGCTTTTGGAAATGTGTGTGCTGCGTTACataatgtatgcataaaatttaatgttcCTAAATACGCAAATGTTGAAGAGAGTGGAACAATTcaacataattttaatattgaaaatgaaaccaatttaacaaaaattggtcataaaatat